GTGGGTCTGAGAGAGTTGTTTTGAAACTCTTCtagaatgttgagagggattcatgACTTCTGAGCTAGAGAGGGTGCCTCAGGATCAAGGCtctttgggcttttgattttggacctcttgtgagtgggactaccagagagggcaggacctgatcacttttcagggagcagatccattggtGAGAGTACATGGGCACAGTCTTAGATGAAGTACAGAACTGCAAGTTAATTTCCTCAATCATGTGATTTGGGCCCCAGCAAACAGCTGTATGGAAGACCGAACTATCTTCAGTAGACTGGaagaacatctgcagcagtgaCTTACTTATATAGTCCAGAAGACCTGAGTCTCTTCTGAAAGTAAAGGTGGCTCTGGCCCTTCTTGAACAGTCTGTGTTGCTAATACTCTGTTGTACAAATGCACTGCCAGGTACTTGTGTGTCCCCATAGTCTTCACCTCCTCACCATAAGTGGTCACTGGACACAGTGGGCCCTTGAACTTCCTGAGTCCACCACCATCTCCTCAGTGTTTCCAGTGTTGAGCTGCCCTTGATTCCATTTGCACTCCCTTCACCGAGCCACAGCACTGAGCTGACAGAAGATAGTAAAAAGGTGCTGTGGAGCACAGAAATAGTATGTTCGTGTGTGGAGTCAGGAATATTTTACACTAGCTAGGCAGCTGTGTTTTGAATGAGACAGATGCAGGAAGACTTGTCAGCAAGAAGTTTCTATATTGTATCCTAGACAAGGATTTGGGTGGGACTCATTGAGGTAGGGGCGGATTTTGTAGATGATGATGTACAATGAAGAGGAGACTCAGAGAGCAGGCCACCAGAGGAGGAACAGTATGGAGAGACAAGGGTTTAGAGACTGACAAGCACAGCAAATGATGCAGGGAACTGCAGGTTAGCATCTCCATGTGGATCCTAGCTGTAGTAGGAGACCAGCGAGGAGACTGACACAGTGCAGCAGCGTGTGCATCGAGTAGAGCTCATTTTAGTTGAAACTGCTTGGTGGGTAATTTCCATTAACTACTTAATACCTCTTCCTTAGGTGCACCTTGGACTGCAAAGCAGTTACGGAATAAAAGTAATGAAGATTTACACAAATTGTGGTAAAgtcctttacatttttttgtggatCTAATTAATTTTGGGAAATGTTTTATTCCGACAAAATTCTGGACTTTAGTGTCAGATTTCATGGGAAAATggcttcatttttaatttcaaatgccTGAATTTTAGAATTTGATCCTAAAATGCAGTGTCGTGTTTCAGGTATGTGCTTctcaaagagaaaaacatgttGCTGACAGTGGAGCAGGAGGCTAAGAGGCAAAGGGTTCAGATGCCGAGTCCAGAGCGCCTGAGGAAGGTGAGTCTGGAGCATCCTATGCCTGAGTACATTTACTAAATTAgatgacccttttctccaaagtgacttagaacaTTGAGCTACttccactgatttaccctttatacaactggataatttttaccagagtaatgtatgttaagtaccttcatcaaaggtactacatcAGTAGATGGGAATaggtgatgtatggatgagtgacccattgtaagtagtgtttctagcagtgcaagtcaccatggtgaatagggtgtgtgtgggctagtaacactacatagtatgcattgtaagttgctttggagaaaagcgtctaagtgaataaatgtaaatgaatcaaaTCTGCTATCTTTACCTCTAGCTATTGTGCTTTCTGCTGTCAAGTGCTATAAGCTTCTGGAACACCCTGCTGAACTCCTGTGGGGGCATTTCATAAGATATTACTTAACTGGATCACTTTTGTAAACAAGATTGTCAAACAGGGAAAAAGCTCCAGTTGTCTTGGACCAAAAGTCAGGAGCCCCTaacctccaggataggctcagaACCGCCACTGCCCTGctttggataagcagttatagTGTGTTTTGTACAATCTTAACAGTAACCAGTTTGACAAAACTGGGCTAATCTGAATTATCTTGCTGTATAAAATAAACTGCTTGCTatgttgcagtaaaaaaaacaccacctcAGTGCAGTAGGATTGTCAGGTTTTGTCCCTGTTTGATGGAGAGATGTACTGCTCTAGGGTTTAAAGAAATGCTGTCTGAAaactttcagtaaaaaatagaaaagaatgcagatatttttcctctttgtgaGCTGTCGCCTTTCACACAGGAATTACGGTTTCATTGTTTTATGGTGAGGGAAAGCATGAGTGTGACCACTTTCACAGGTTGACCGGTCTGTGAAGAGGCTGAACACAGTGGTGCAGGAGAGGGAGACCGCCCTCCGGCTGCTGCAGACAGGCCAGGAGAGAGCGCGGCCCGGGGCTTGGAGGAGAGACATCTTTGGAAGGACCTACTGGTATGTCTCAGCATAGCATTGGTGCAGTGTCGGTCTCCTGGCAACTTAGATGGTCAGCACGGTAATGGATAACATAAATGGGCCTCGGTTGTGTAGTTATTGCCTTAAAATTCCATTCGATGGCATCTGTTTTATGGTGACAGCAACACTCACTACCTGATGTCCCCAGTGATTTGTGTTTGGTAAACATACAGCTTTATTTAGAATATATTGTATCACATCAAATTAAGTGTTGTAATTTGCCTTGTTAAAGGGAACTTAAACATGTGCGCTGGGTGGTAACTTTTTCTTCCTGCACCTTGAACAGACTTGTGCATCTCTGTACCGTCCTTTTTCCATTGAGACACTACAGTAGACCGGATCATTTATGCTCATGTTGACTTGTGTGGTTTCCATCTGCTTCAATTCTTTTAAAATCTAGagagttttgtttttactctatttaaatgaataaaaatctttgtgttttgcaggtATAGATTTAAGGAGTATTCTATCCCTTGGTATCTTAACAAGAGATACAAGAGAAAGCGATTTTACACACCATATTTTGTTAATCCATATATCAGGTAGGTTATGAATGTTGTGAATTATGCAACTAACCTGAACACAAGCATAATTTCCACTGttctgcagtatttttaaagcacagtaTGTAATGGTAATTCTAGGAGCTTTAAGTATCTCTCTATTTCAGGCTTCGCATAGAGCAACATATGCGTCAAAAACGACGTCAACGACTGGCAGAAGCAAGAAGGCAGAAAAAATTGATGGAGAGGTTTCCAAACATGGCAGCCAAGGCTAAAACAAACTAATTCCAAAGGATGCCTGAAACTCTGCCTTAAGAACTTCGAGGTTGTGTTGCTGTAACAGTCTGCataatgtaaagtaaaatgttAGAGATTTTAGGTTGTAAAAAGTCTCAAACTTCAGTGACTTTCAAATTTTGTAGGCTCAAAGGCtttacattaatgcattttgaaaagctATATCCCTAAAAGATGTTAACATGAGCTTTTATAACTTCAAAGAGTTCTGTAGTTACTATCTTAAAGTGGTATATGACTgtgaaaatgcataatttccAGATAAAGGCAGTAAATATGTTCTATCAAAACAATGAGATATACAGTGCATGTTGTCTGGAAATAAGATCATATTTGAGATTCCAAACCATACCACTTCCATATTTCCTGTGCAGGTGATATTTCCCCATctgataaaatgtgtttatactTAAGTTTTATATAAATTCTGTCAGTAGTCACTTTTCAAAATAGAATTACAAATAGAGCTGTACAACAAGCAAAACTTAAATGTTAACATCCACTCGTCCGAGTAGGAAAAGGTCTTTTAACAGCAGGTCTGCAATACATGGTATTTAATGCATTCATACAAAAGACCTGGATTAGTCACAAAAACCAGTCTTCATCTTTATGCCTCAAAAATGCCTGTGTAAACTGCTAACTGTATTATAGGTGTTCCTGAGATACTGCACGCAGTAAAGGCATCAAGGTGTTAGTCAATCAAGGGCACTTCCTGTCCACACACTGCTTCCCACCCTCCTCGTATTCCTGCTTGGAAATCCACATTTGCTGGAAGGTTCCCTGCAAAAAAGTCACAGTAATAACAATGTATTTGTCAAACATACCATTTCGACTTATAAGAATTAATTTCATGAGGAGTCATTTAATACCCAGACTTCAGCTTACGAGCATTTATTCTCACGTGCAAGAACTGAGTTCGGATTTTACGCACATCATGCCAGCTGAGTGGCACAaggcatttactcatttagcagtgACTCATGATTGAGTactttctcaaaagtgacttacagtggtcTTCAGCTAGTATTTAacagacacctttatccaaggtgacttagtgtcAGATACACTAAACCTAcattcacccatctgtacagtacagcagtgtgACAACACCTTTgaactgcgagaggaaaccctGCACAAGAGCAgagactgaacccatgtccacttTTTCAGTGATTACTGTTGTctttacttttctgttttttttttttttttttttgcattaaaggttaaACAAACACCACATGTAGACAGGttgtttactgtacagtacGCAATAAAGAGTACAATGAGCACAAATAGACAGCCATACAGTGTTAGAGTAATGAAACTGCCTTATGTTGTGCTCTGATAACTCATGGTAATtatgaagtaactgtgtccattttacattatttacatttattcatttaactaatgcttttctccaaagtgacttacaatgttaaggttaatgtgatttggtgatattttcaTAAAGTGGTACCAATTTTGGGGCACAGGAATGGATAGAAATGTCCACCATTAACAAAGTAATTATATCTGAGTTATGACACTTCACCtgacaaagggtttttcaggaacaaattaccttTGAAATTTACGGGAATGGGCTGTACTCCTACAATTTAACCTATCCTAAGGATGTAGGGGGAGCAGAAGTCCATAGAACGTTAATGGTCGAAGTCCCAGGACtggccctgctgttgtgcctTCGAAACTAGGCCTGAGCCTGGACTGTTagtaaaaatatattgcttCATAAATTCACATACCGTGAAATTAATCTATGTAGATGGAATACAAAGCTCTGCAAGCAGAACCTGTTGACTTCATTGAACACCACTGTGAGCTTACCAGAGATGCAAGGATGGAACCCCCTATCCAGGCGCTGAACCTACGCTCCACCGTGGTGTTGTTGGCTATCAGCTTCAGGCGCATGCtctgaaaatggaaaacacaagGTGGAAAACTCCAAGGGTAGTTCTGTTGAGCAGCTCTTTTAAATAAGCATCCTCAGCTGTCATCACTGAATTATATCTGTACAGACCCATGATCTGTTAAAATTATCACATTTTATATAAACCGACTTCAATGCAGCATGAGATTCGTACTTTCCAACATAAAGAAGTCCACCCAGTTGTAATATCTTTAGAGATGATAAATCTCCAATGAGGTAAATCACTTACTGGAGGAGTTTTCTGGGACAATTCTCGGTTGAGCCGGTCTGTGAACCCCTGGATCAACGTGTTCCCACCTGTGACCACAACGCTACCATAGAGACCCTGGAGATACCAGAAGGGTTGTTCGTTTAAAAGATTCAAGttaagtttattgtcataggtacaagtatcatgaaattcttcttgaatgcttctccacagactgtgaacaaaaacaataacaaataatggtaacaatgatgataaataacagtagacagccagaaaactcagaacatgagaatgcttaaagtgacagtgtaatttaccaatgtgctttgaaggagcagtccaactctagttacaaaaggtggcacattggtgagtgttgtatagaTTCCAGTGTTGCTGTAGTAACCTTCTGTAAGTTCATCCCCTGAACTGctatatttgtaaaaatgtttctttggtTAAAAGCACAAGTGAAGTAATAACAGAGACAATATGAATACAGAATTATCAAATTTAGACTAATTGTGCAATGATAAGGACATTCCAGTAGCAGGTCTGACACGTCCAAATTAAAATGGCATAGCTATTAAGATGCGGGGGGGGGCTACTTTTGTAGCTGTGACAATTATTTCCCTGCCATGAATACTCACAGGACGGATGTCGATGTCGCACATGCCCACGCTGGTGGTCAGCACATGGCCCACCCCCAGCATAGTGTTCCCGGACAGACCCTGCAGACAGGCAGCGGGCAATGGTGAGATCGGCTTCATGATTTCAACCGAGACGACCGTGTACCAGACTGTTTAGGAGAATTTGGGTCTCTCACCCTGGCATTGGAGGGGTCAAACAGCCCCTCTGGGATTTTGAGCCTCTCAGGCCCAAAGTCACAGTTGTAGCCATTGGGCAGCTCATAATGGACTGTGGGCATCTGGGCTGCAACTCTGCAGGAGACAACAAATACTGCTGCTTTTGTGCAGTCCTTCGTTTTATTTACCCCTAATTCTCACAAAATGCCCACTAAACAGTACTTCCTCATACACTGTCAAATTATGATGATATGACAtgaacattttcctgtttatctTTATCTGCATTTACCTCTTTGGCATATACatgacagtaaaacacattaaaatagaacAAGACTGCAAGAGAACCTTAGTTTAGCTCTTTTCTACAGTATAGTGTTTTATCACTGTGGCCTGGTATTTGCATCATTGATCAGTAAGAAAATAAACCATGTGGCAAATGTTTACGGGGGTTAATTGGACAACTAATTCTTTcatacttttaataattttgaattaCTTTTCATCTTAATGCAACATCAAGTTTTTACTTATTACTGCAGATTCCAGATTTTTAGACCCTAACCAGCAAATACATCGAGGCACATCTGTGCTATTAAGCTTTTACCAATTATGACTTAGTGCCCAGAGTCGCAGCTGCATTTGTAAGCTAAGCAAATAGTGTACAATTGAAGTGCACTTCTTTGAAATTAGCTGACAAAAATATGAGTAAAACAGGGCTTACTGTTCATCATATGGTGAATCAGACACCTGCAGGACTGAGGCTTGGAAATCATGGATCACAGTCTGAAtaagaaaatcattaaaaattaataccaCCAAATACCATTTCAAACATCATACCAATAATACTAAATTAAACAATGCCATCCATACTGTGTAGCACAGAAACTCAAACACTAAAAAGTTTTGATCTGatcatttaaaagtttaattccTCCTCGGCGCCTGCCTTACATTACACATGTAGTTATGCCACGTGCGGGTGACTTGCGGAAgattttccttcttcttccagCTAGCTGGGGCACCTTCACGTACTGCATCCTACAGAAATACAACACGGCAGAATGCATGAagactttatttacattataaacaTACTGTAAGACAGGTTTTGGAGGTTAGATGGTTtagaaggacccaggttcaaatcctacctttgatcaaggcacttaccctaaattgctccagtaaaaattatccagatatataaattggtaaatcactaagtCACTTGAGAAAGTCAGCTGAGTTAaagctttaaacatttttactgtatataaggAAACACTGCTATATCAATTaccatttattacttttaaatcTTGAAAAACAAGGTTtgtaagataaaaataaattgtacctGTGTATCCTATATGTCCCAGTAATATTCACCTGTTGTTACAAGTCCTATGAACATTATGTTGTCTTGAACTGAACTTATTGTAAGTCgtttgagaaaaatgtcagctgaatgaatgagaaaCCAAAACCGTTAACTACTTAAGCGTAAATATGGGCCAAACTTTATTCACTACACAACACTTCATCTTCACatattttaatatcattttacttttttgcagtttgttctgagattttaataaaatattttttatagccGGGTCAGCACTCggttagaattttttttttttccagtctacATTTGGaataaacaatacattttctgtttattcaattgcattttaaagttttttccccttctgctCTAAATTACACAATGCCAaattcagttaatttgttaTTCTATAGATGGTAAGTGTTACTGGGTCTACAGAGTTACAGCGAGCTATTCCGAGAGCTCTCATAAACATGAAGGGTCTAGTGTACACTTCCACCCTGACACCTATTATTATGGAAAAACCCAAAAGTACCAACACAAGGAGGCCACTGCAGAGTGACAAATGCTCTCTCTGCGGTTCCTCAGCTCTCACCTTTGAGGCTATCATGTAGGGTGGGATTATTTCCACACCAAGCTCTTGGAAGAGCTCCCTGCACTGCATAGCCATGAAGTCCCCAGCCAGGGGTGACTTGACGATGCCTGGAGGATGGAGAGATATGCAGTCAGCGCAACTGAGACAAGTGCCTACATCTAGGAGGACATGACTAATGGGATTATGTTGCACCATGAACAAACATACAGCTAACAGTGTCTtgggcaaaaaataaataaataaaagaattcaGTGGACATTTTctttataaatgaaatgtacctttttccccccctataaatgaaatatgatcAGTAACACTGTACATGGGGGCCTTGATCACTGTTCTGGAAACAGGGCAGACAGGGGTGATGTACCTTGCTGGAGGACGTACCCATCATGCACTGGGAtggctgtagtgtgtgtggcACCACTGTCTAACACCAGACCTGTGGATCGGCCATTAGCAAAGCTGACACAGAGTTAAGGGCGGAAACCAAAGTTCattgaaaaaaagcaaactacCTTCTGATATAAACAGCAGAAAGGTTACAACTCATCATTAATACCAGCatgtggtgtagtagttagagcggctgccttccactagaagaacccaggttcatatccaacttcctgctgtagtactcttgcaCAAGGttattactgtatcagttcagggtaagaatgacccagttgtataaatgagaaaagcattgtaaatagcttaacattatatgttactttggagaagttACTTaagtaa
Above is a genomic segment from Scleropages formosus chromosome 2, fSclFor1.1, whole genome shotgun sequence containing:
- the mrpl47 gene encoding large ribosomal subunit protein uL29m produces the protein MLGSPHRSKMAATYGLRVLSLSRHFQSAFAISPASQVQHCGKLSFRINALSLPACAARVTSVAGRSVHSRPLHTSQRRDGLMEFFDLPENWGESRVKSGAPWTAKQLRNKSNEDLHKLWYVLLKEKNMLLTVEQEAKRQRVQMPSPERLRKVDRSVKRLNTVVQERETALRLLQTGQERARPGAWRRDIFGRTYWYRFKEYSIPWYLNKRYKRKRFYTPYFVNPYIRLRIEQHMRQKRRQRLAEARRQKKLMERFPNMAAKAKTN
- the actl6a gene encoding actin-like protein 6A isoform X2, whose translation is MNSSLSNFEDWDSFQAILDHTYKMHFKTEPSLHPMLMSEAAWNTRAKREKLTELMFEHYNIPAFFLCKSAVLSSFANGRSTGLVLDSGATHTTAIPVHDGYVLQQGIVKSPLAGDFMAMQCRELFQELGVEIIPPYMIASKDAVREGAPASWKKKENLPQVTRTWHNYMCNTVIHDFQASVLQVSDSPYDEQVAAQMPTVHYELPNGYNCDFGPERLKIPEGLFDPSNARGLSGNTMLGVGHVLTTSVGMCDIDIRPGLYGSVVVTGGNTLIQGFTDRLNRELSQKTPPSMRLKLIANNTTVERRFSAWIGGSILASLGTFQQMWISKQEYEEGGKQCVDRKCP
- the actl6a gene encoding actin-like protein 6A isoform X1; this translates as MSGGVYGGDEVGAVVFDIGSYSVRAGYAGEDCPKADFPTVIGVTLDREDGSTPMQTDVDKRNRSNATYYIDTNQLRVPRESMEVLSPLKNGMIEDWDSFQAILDHTYKMHFKTEPSLHPMLMSEAAWNTRAKREKLTELMFEHYNIPAFFLCKSAVLSSFANGRSTGLVLDSGATHTTAIPVHDGYVLQQGIVKSPLAGDFMAMQCRELFQELGVEIIPPYMIASKDAVREGAPASWKKKENLPQVTRTWHNYMCNTVIHDFQASVLQVSDSPYDEQVAAQMPTVHYELPNGYNCDFGPERLKIPEGLFDPSNARGLSGNTMLGVGHVLTTSVGMCDIDIRPGLYGSVVVTGGNTLIQGFTDRLNRELSQKTPPSMRLKLIANNTTVERRFSAWIGGSILASLGTFQQMWISKQEYEEGGKQCVDRKCP